CTTTATTAGCAAAACCGTCAACTAAGTCTATGTGAATTATTCCTATTTTATTCTTAGACTCTATTTTTTCGCTTATCTCTTTAATGCTCATAAGATCTCCAAATAAAACAAAAATAATTTCAGCAGCTGATTCCAAAGCTAAGTCTAATTGTTCTTCATTTTTTACTGCGGCTATAACTGGATTCTCTTCTAATAATTGTTTAATATTCATATGAACTCCCTTGTTGTTATTTTTTTGTTTAAACCAAGTATTTCACATTCATATTATTTTGTCAATTTAAAATTATTTAGCTTATTAAAGTTTTTATATTATAATACTTTATCACTAAAAAATCATTTTAAATAATAATGCACCGATTGTTCCACCTACTATAGGAGCAACAACTGGAACCCATGAATATCCCCAATCAGAACCACCCTTACCTGGTATAGGCAATAATGCATGTGCAATTCTTGGTGATAAATCTCTAGCTGGATTAAGTGCATACCCTGTTGGCCCACCTAAACTTAGACCTAATACCCAAATTAAAAGTCCTACGAACAATACACCAATACCTGGAGCTGTAGCTTGTGCTCCCATTGCTAAAATTCCAAAAACCAACATAAATGTTGCTATAACCTCACATGTAAAATTAATTCCGATATTTCTTACAGCTGGTCCTGTAGCGAATACTCCAAGCTTGTCCCCTGCATTATCAGAAGTTCTAAATTGATCATAATACATAACGTATACTAAAATTGCTCCTATAAAGCCACCAATCATTTGTCCTGCTATATAAGTAGGAACTACACTCCAAGATACATTCCCTATAACTGCAAGTGCAATTGTTAATGCTGGATTAAAATGACCTCCACTATAAGAACCAAACATAAGTGCTGGAATTGCTACTGCAAAAGCCCAACCAGTTGTAATAACTATCCAGCCTGATCCAGATCCCTTTGAATTTTTTAAGACAACGTTTGCAACAACGCCATCTCCTAAAAGAACAAGTATCATTGTACCTATTAGTTCTGCGGTAAAAATTGACATAATAAATCTCTCCCCTTTTTCTTATTTTACTTAATTGTATGTTACTTTTTGTAATTTTAGTACCATATTCTAATTATTTTTGCATCACTCCTCTCCCTGCTCATGCAAAAAAAGCCAAGCTAAAACAAGGTGAAAACTCACCATAATTTTTATGCTTGACTCTATCTTCTCTCAGCATTTATTTTGTATTATGTTTACATTATACATTGTAAAGGTATACTTGTCTAGTATTTATTGGTAAATTTATTTAATTACTCTTTCACTAATTATAACTTTATAGATTGAAATTTTATATAAATAATATAAAAAGGGGCTGTTGCAAAACGGTTATTTATTAAAGATATTTATATGAAATATATATTATTTCATATAAATTATGCAAAAGGGACTGTGTATAATGAATTTTTATTCATTGTGCAACAGCCCCTTAATGTAATATTTAGAATATTGAATTTAAATTATATGACCTATTTAAAATCTTCAATTCTTATTATGTTATCTATTTTATCAACTGACTTTAATTTTTTAATTTCTTTGATTGCACTATTAATTTGAGCTTCATTTGTTCTATGAGTAACTAGAACAATTGTCACTTGCCCCTCTTCCTCATCACCTTTTTGTATTACTGAACGGATACTTACATTATGCCTTCCAAGTATTGCTGTTATTTCTCCAAGCACTCCTGATTCATCTAATACAGTAGCTCTTATGTAGAATTTACATTCAACATCACCCATATCTAAAATTTCTCTTTTCCATAGGTTATTCTTTACTACTGGATTAGGATTTTCTGTATCAACATTACTTCTTACAATAGAAACAATATCACTTACTACAGCGCTACCTGTTGGAAGATCTCCTGCTCCTCTTCCATAGAACATTACATCTCCAACTGCATTTCCTTTTATAAATACTGCATTATATGAATCATAAACATTTGCAAGCGGATGTTTCTTAGGAATCATTGTAGGATGAACTCTAAGTTCTATCTTACCATTAATTTCTTTTGCAATTGCAAGTAATTTAATTCCCATTTTAAATTCTTTAGCATACTTCATATCAACAGCTTCAATACTCGTAATACCTTCTCTATAGATATTTTTCATATCTATTTTTGATCCAAAAGCTAATGATGCAAGTATTGCTAATTTATATTGAGCATCATATCCTTCAATATCCGATGTAGGATCTGCTTCTGCATAACCCTTTTCTTGAGCCTCCTTTAACGCATCATCAAAGTCAGCATCTTCAAGCTCCATTTTACCTAAAATATAATTAGTTGTACCATTTACAATACCATAAAGAGTTTCTATTTTATTAGCAGTTAAGCTTTCATCTATTCCCTTTATAATTGGAATTCCTCCAGCTACACTTGCTTCATAATTAAACATTATTCCTTCTTCATCAGCCTTTTCAAAAAGCTCATCGCCACCAGTTGCAAGTAACATTTTATTTGCAGTCACTATATGTTTTTTCTTATCCATGCATTTAATCATATATTCTCTAGCTGGCTCAATTCCACCCATAACTTCAACAACAATTTTAATGCTATCATCTTCTAATATTTCATTAAAATCCGTAGTTACAAATTCATTTGGAATCTCTACTCCTCTTGGCTTGTTCTTATCTCTTACAAGAACTTTTGTCACTTCTACCTCATATCCGCATCTTTTCATAATTTCTTCTTTATTGGAATTTAAAATCATCCAAACACCACGACCAACATTCCCCAATCCTAGTAGTGCTATTTTTACTTTTTTCATCTTATGCCCCCTTAAGTTACGCCTATTATAAATAATAGTATACTTCCTAATTATAATTGTTATATTAATTTTTGGCTATATATTTTTAGTTTAATATTTTTTACTCACATAATAAATCTTTAGAATTGTATTCTTTCATATTCCTAAAATAATCCAAATATAATAGGTATAAATATAGCAGGAAGTAAATTAGCAACTTTAATTTTACTTATCCCAAGCATATTAAATCCAAGTCCTATAATCAAAAGACTGCCGACTGCTGACATATTAGAAATTACAGTATCATTTAAAACTGTCGAAAGACCACCTGCAAGAAGTGTTATAAGTCCTTGATAAACTAGTACTGCAATTGAAGACAATATTACTCCTATGCCAAGCGATGATGCAAATATTATTGAAGATACTCCATCTAGTATAGATTTAGCAAAAAGGGTTGCGTGATTTCCTTGAAGTCCACTTTCAAGAGATCCAACCACTGCCATTGCTCCAACACAAAATAATAAACTCGAAGTAACAAATCCTTCTGATATAGAAATCTTCTCATTTGAACTACTACTTCTTTTGCTATTTATTTTTTTCTCTATAATATCACCTAAATTATTTAGTCTCTTGTCGATATCAATAATTTCACCAATTAATGCACCTATTGCTATACAAATTATCATTTGCAGAGTATCATTTCCTTTAAGTGCTCCAGATATACCTATGTATAATACACATAAAGCCAATCCATTCATTATAGTTGAACTTATCTTTTCCGTTAATCTTCCTTTTACAATTAGCCCTATTAAGCATCCACCTATTATGGCTAATGCATTAACTATTGTTCCTAACATTTTTGCTCCCCCAATCTTTTTCAGTTAACAGTTAGTAATTAACAGTTAACAATTGTATATGAAATGCCTATGGCATTTCTATATTTTATAAATCTTTATAGATGTTTTATAAGTCGTTGATTTCAAATCGTGCGTTAATAAAAAAAGATCCTCATACAATAATTTTCATCATTATACGAGAATCTTTTTATCGTAAGTTTACCTGAATCTAAGAATCACTTTATTCTGCGTCTTTTTTATCTTCTTTTGGAAGTATTCCAATTCCAAGTTCGATTAATTGTTTCTCATCAGTTACATTTGGTGCTTCGCTTAAATAGCAATATGCATTTTGGTTTTTAGGGAATGCAATAACGTCTCTTATGTTTTCTGTTCCAGCTAAGAACATTATCATTCTATCTAATCCAAATGCCAAACCGCCATGTGGTGGTGGTCCAAATTTTAATGCTTGTAATAAAAATCCAAATTTTGCCCATGCATCTTCCTGTGTAAATCCAAGTGCCTTAAGCATTCTTTCTTGAAGTTCCATATCATGAATTCTTATAGATCCTCCACCTAATTCTTCTCCATTTAATACTAAGTCATAAGCTTTAGAACGTACAATTCCTGGATCAGATTCAATAAAGTCTAAATCCTCATCCATTGGTGCTGTAAACGGATGGTGACAAGCCATGTATCTTCCTTCTTCTTCACTATATTC
The DNA window shown above is from Clostridium beijerinckii and carries:
- a CDS encoding aquaporin; translated protein: MSIFTAELIGTMILVLLGDGVVANVVLKNSKGSGSGWIVITTGWAFAVAIPALMFGSYSGGHFNPALTIALAVIGNVSWSVVPTYIAGQMIGGFIGAILVYVMYYDQFRTSDNAGDKLGVFATGPAVRNIGINFTCEVIATFMLVFGILAMGAQATAPGIGVLFVGLLIWVLGLSLGGPTGYALNPARDLSPRIAHALLPIPGKGGSDWGYSWVPVVAPIVGGTIGALLFKMIF
- a CDS encoding homoserine dehydrogenase — its product is MKKVKIALLGLGNVGRGVWMILNSNKEEIMKRCGYEVEVTKVLVRDKNKPRGVEIPNEFVTTDFNEILEDDSIKIVVEVMGGIEPAREYMIKCMDKKKHIVTANKMLLATGGDELFEKADEEGIMFNYEASVAGGIPIIKGIDESLTANKIETLYGIVNGTTNYILGKMELEDADFDDALKEAQEKGYAEADPTSDIEGYDAQYKLAILASLAFGSKIDMKNIYREGITSIEAVDMKYAKEFKMGIKLLAIAKEINGKIELRVHPTMIPKKHPLANVYDSYNAVFIKGNAVGDVMFYGRGAGDLPTGSAVVSDIVSIVRSNVDTENPNPVVKNNLWKREILDMGDVECKFYIRATVLDESGVLGEITAILGRHNVSIRSVIQKGDEEEGQVTIVLVTHRTNEAQINSAIKEIKKLKSVDKIDNIIRIEDFK
- a CDS encoding DUF554 domain-containing protein is translated as MLGTIVNALAIIGGCLIGLIVKGRLTEKISSTIMNGLALCVLYIGISGALKGNDTLQMIICIAIGALIGEIIDIDKRLNNLGDIIEKKINSKRSSSSNEKISISEGFVTSSLLFCVGAMAVVGSLESGLQGNHATLFAKSILDGVSSIIFASSLGIGVILSSIAVLVYQGLITLLAGGLSTVLNDTVISNMSAVGSLLIIGLGFNMLGISKIKVANLLPAIFIPIIFGLF